tccaaaagccaaaaaaacacctatttaggtgcttttggtggcttttgctaaagccaaaagccaaaaaaagccacaacaaacacCCCGGCTGCTGCCAACTTCTGAATCCCGATGTTAACGCTGTATGTCGAAAGCTTGCAGCTCGCTGCTGGAGCCCGCACTTCTTGTGATAACTCCTAGTGTTAGCGGTAGATATACCGAGAGGAGCATCAGGCGAGcaccataagagcatctccagtcgtgttctcaaagcgtcctccaaagcgatttgaggcgcgccggacaaaaaaacgtttTCAGACGCGTCCTCCAAAGCCTTATTTTGTCCGACGCGGCCTGATAtggtgtccggcgtcccgagcccgtcaccgccccacaggggacgcgcAGGGCACgccgacacaacgaaaagcgaggcgaagcgacacagggccgacccgtcagcagctcggaagcctaaaaccccgtcggctacctttggtcaagcaacgttaatggcgtccttgttttcccaggcgacacagggacgcgtctcgtcgtgcatgatcgcgtggccatccgcgccggcgttattgcgtgcaaccacccgctgccgccgctctaCATTAAGAGGCCCTGCGGTTCGTCCCAATCTTTCACCGCTCTCAAACCTTCTCCTCGCCacccccagatcttctcctcgccgttcCAAGTAATGTCatcctcgtcctcccgcaagatcgccgcagcgaacagcttcggccgcggcagcctcaccgtgaaggaggcgtgggcgctgtaccacgcggGATATCATGTCCCGCTggacatgcgcctgccaagcagcggcggctggaagatggccgtgaacggcattggcatcCCGCCGCCACCGACGTCGGGCATGGAGCGCTGGAAGGACGCCATCAGGGCCCGGCGGGATGAACTCGACGCCGAGGAGCGGGCGGATCCGACCTGGGCGGCCAagaacaacgacgcctggtgggccACCTACTTCAAGGCCAAGTACGACATGGAGATGCACAGCACCACCGGCCTCATCGGTGGGCCGAACAGCTGGAACAGGGAGGGGCGcctcctgttctggggcgttccgagGCGCACCCTGGAGAGCGTCATCCACGGCATCCGCAACGGCACTCCAAGGTTTGAGGCGCCATCCTcaccgccaccatctcccgcatcgcaatggcagccgaggaggacgtactcgtcctcctcgaactcttcttcctcaggaccggcccgatcgacgtcgtcctcgtcgtaccgctcggcaccctacaccgtccccaatcgcgtggtgaaggaggagccggcgacgcccgtcaatccgaggcgcgacggcagccggcggcagcaagagaggcgaggcggcgccctcctcatcccgaagccggaggtgaaggaggagctggAGGAAGCATcgaaggcggcgctgctggcgaagTACAAGCGGCAGCAGCGCCTTATCGCCAGCAACGACGATCCCGatgactgcccagggctgcgagCGGCGTGCTTGGCGTCGCTGAAGGACAAGGACGCTTGGAAGGGCGACCTCGAGACGGCGATCGccttgtccatccgcgactccggcaagccactcgtggacctcaccgacgacggcgaggcagggccAAGCGGCCTAGTGAACGACGAGCCCATCGATGagcccgacgagcgcgtcaagcgggaagtcgtcaccgacgacatgtacaacttccatcagtactacgacgcctccggccgccgcaaataattctagattaggtttagtttaaatctaGTCGAATctagttcgaatctatgtaatatatttcaagtttggatgaatttaatcgaatctcgcttaagtttaaaatttccaaAATTATGTTTGGGGGAcgggactggggagcgacgtccctcaAACGTGGCACGAAcgtaacacgtcccccaaacgcttaaTCCAGCACCGTTTGGGGGATGATTTGGGGAACGGTTTGGGGAACGCGACCGGAGATGCTCTAATGGCGGCATATGGCCGGCTCGCTGACCCTTCACGCGCGCTCAACAATCAGGACCGAGAGGAGCACTCTGGCGCTCTCACGCCTATGCACTGGAGATCCATGGGTGGCCCAGATTGGTGGGTGCAGCAGCGGGTCGGATGCCGGAAGAATGAGGACGGGAAATAGGAGCGTAATCGAATCTCCTTGTATGCTTGTCATTGAGGCGTCCACCACCGCTGTAGTGACGTACGTGACAAGACGGTGAGACTACGCCGGTGAGCTTCGCAGGAAGGGGATCAAATCTCCTTGCCGGTGAGCCACAACCTCCGTACGTGATTAGACGGCGAGACTATTCGAGGACGGCGAGATTGCTCAAGATTTACAGGTAAAACCGCTCAAGACGATTTCTGGCGATGACTTCAGAACAGCGAGACGACATCAAGGTCGAGCACGGGCAACTCGGATGAAGAAAAAAAAATTCCACTTGCGGATGGTAAGGGTGGGTAATTTTTATCTAAATTCAGGGGTAAATCGAACAAATAGCGATAATATACCACGGTtgcattgcaatttaatagtaagatGCATCATCTTACTCCACCAAAAGGTTTGTACTGAACATGCATACACAGCTAATACTCCTATCGAGAGTACTGAAGATGCATCAGAAAATCGAAATTGAACGATTAAAATAAGTACTCCTCGACCCTTGCCCTAACCATCCAAGCAAGAACCTCCAGGTGGAAGTTGCATAAGATGGCACTGCAACAAAAGACCGCAATGAGCCAAAACAAAATGCGTAAACATATAATCCTGTAAAAATCCCAGAGAATTTTGCGAACTGCATTTCCAGTGTCCAATTTGTTAACTAAGCGCGTGCCTACCTGAATCTTCAGCCAACTGAATCAATGGCCACCTACTGACATCGCCAGCATAATGGATGACAACACAAAAAAAAGGGGGGCTAGAAGGCTACTTATACACACTCCTGTGGACTGCTCTCTGCTGGCAAAAGAACATGATGTACATAACTTTACACGGAAGGGGGGTTACGCCGATGTGGCTGCTGGCGCTGCTGCTTCATGCTGGCTCTCCTTGCAACGTCCCATGGCTTATGAGGCACGCAGACGCCTTGCTGAGACGCGAAGAATGACTCATATCCCGGGGAGTCAAAAGCAAAACCAGTGTGCTTGGAGTTCTCTCGGGGAAGCATGGAGATCGCGTAGCTTCTCGCTTCTTCAGGGCTCAGATGGCTCCTCTCTGGCAGATGTATTATGCTGTATTCGTGAGGATCATCCTTGTGCATCTCTTGAACAACTTGGTAGTCATAGGGGGATAGCCATCTCTGAAGCCTGAGATATCGATAGAATATCAGAGACAGCACACAGTTGATTCAACTACTTCAGTGTAAACTGAAAGGTAGCTAGATGGTATCACCTAAAATATTATTTTGCAAAAGGAGAAGCTGCTTACGATAGATAtaggaagtcaccaaagagagcgATGACCGGAACAAGCATTAGTGTGAGGTAGAAGAAAAAGGTACTCATCAGAACATAAATCACAAAATATACATTTTCCTGCAGAAAGCAGTATGAAGTTAATGCATATGTAAAAAGGGTGGTCATCAGCAAAACAATAGATTTCTGCATAATTCACCCACCTGTCTGTCAAATGATGTCATTATTGCAGAGTATACAAAGATAAACAGAAACCAGGCAGCTATACTGCCAGCTACACTGAAATAATGCCATCTTGTAATAGAGTTGCACGACATGAGGAGACGGAGGTTCACAGTCACCACAACACAAGTAAAGGCCATCGTGCTAACATCCCATTGACCAAGGATCTTGCCAGATGAGCCATGACCATGCTGACTTGCAGCTGCAGTGAAGTAATAGAACACTATTGACTGGTAAAAGGCAAAGAAAGCCCAGACCGCTATCACTTTCCACTTGAAGAACGTATTCCTAATTCCTTCCTGGTAAAGTTGCGGGTATTTTTTTGATAGAGATGCACTCACATCCTGAAAGGGTTCATTTTAGTGAATGCAGCAAATAGCATCACTCCAGAGCTAAATGTATAACAGATACAAGCAACTATACCTTatcaaacaagccaaccataattaCAGGCAGCGCTGTGAAAATGACATTATACAGAGACTGGAACCAGTCATCATAAAATCGTTGACCAGAAAAGCCAGTTTGGAAAGTGAACCAGAACTGAGTTAGCGTAAATGTCAGATTCTTGTAGAAGAAGTATGTGATAACCTGAAATTGCAACATGTCAGCACTTACTTTTTGTGAACTATACATATTGAAAGCTACAAGCTAGGGAAACCATAAGCATACCTTGCACAATCTCAAGTATGACCACCGTCCATGTACAAGAAGTAAATCGGTAAGATATCGAAACTGAGCGATGGCGAAATCACTAGCCATAACTGCTTGCATTCCTTCTTGCCCACTAATGCCAATCCCAACATGAGCAGCTTGAATCATGCTTACATCATTAGCGCCATCGCCAATGCTGAGAGTTATCTTACGAGCACCTTTCCTAACTAAGCTAGTAACCTACAAAATGTGTGTCACCATTGTCCAATTTGACATCATTTTAACATATAGTTTATGCAAGGAAAGAAACGCACAAAACATAGGTTTTGATATCCTAATGGTATGGGTAATAACCAACTTAGCGCATATGATATGTCATAGTGCATGATTGAGTAGAGAAAAAAACTGCAATAGCAAATGCATCCTTGTACAATGATTAATAACATATCTGCCACACAAACTCTTATAGTGGAGGTACAATATAGGTTATTCCCTTTACAATTCAACAATATCAAGATAACCATTTTCATGACTACGCATCCTGAAGAGCATCCATATGAGACCTTGAGTATAAGAAACATAGATACCCCAAAATCAAGCATGACATACTGTTAATTATTCCCTGGGGGTAATGCAAAGTTATGCACGAATAAGATACTAACAGCAATAAATAAAATTTACCTGTGCCTTTTGCAGTGGAGAAACACGACAACACACAACTGAGTGGCAAATTAAACTCAAACCAAGAAGATTCACACGCAGAGCAGGATCTAGAGCATACATCAAGCATCTTCCATCGATAATGAAAGCTAACTTTCGTCCTGGTGTGCTACTTAGAGAACGGTGGGCTTCCTCGAGGTAACTTCTCAGACTCTGTTTTACTGAGTCTTTGATAACTCGGGCAACTTCCACCGGGTCGCCCTGAAAATGAGTGACACGTTATAATATGGCAAAGGCATGTCCATAACAAAGATCACACACTACATGTAAAAGTTGGTTTACACCAATGAGATGCAATCATATTTGTTTATGGTTGATCAAAGTACAATgaacaagaagtacaaggcaacacAATCCACATGGAGAAATAAGattaaaatatatatatatatgctatCTATACAACAATAAAGGCTAAAATCTACACCACAAATTATTTAATGCCCCACAAACCAAAGTACAAAGGGGAAAATGTGCCTTCTAACCGAAAAGAATACGTACAGGCATCCAGCTGAGGCATTCCTTTATTTTAAATGATATGAGTTAACACCTTTAGCAGAGTCTTCACTTGCATGTCCATgtaatataagatgttattacatCCAATACTCTTATATTTAttgtaataacatcttatattaaGGGACAGAGGGTGTACAAGATAATATATGTTGTGGCTTAACAAGCTCCATGACAGAATATCATTTCGAAGTGCAATCTCTATGGTTGTCTTACCCTATCTTCAGCCTCTCTAATTGCATTCGTCTCTGAACTGATGATGAACTGTTTTGTGTCGTTGTTCACCAGACTGCATGCTGCAGAGCAAATAACCAACTCAAAAACTTCTGAAGCTTTTCTAGGCCAGGTGAAAGAGGGAGAAAACAGAGAACCCAAATTGTCCAATACTGAGCTATTAGTGTATACATTCGTTAAGAAAGAAATAAGCAAAGGTTAAACaaataataaaaaattaaaacctcaCCGTATGCTATATTAATTGCAGTTTCCATTTTATCTCCAGTTAGCACCCAAATTTTTATGCCAGCTGCAGAAAGAGTTTCAATGCACGCTGGCACCCCTTCTTGCAGTTTGTCTTCTATAGCAGTGCACCCTATCAATATAAGGTCCTTTTCAATCAATTCAGCCACCTACAAAAAAGAACGAGAAGAAAATTATATCACAAGATGACCCAGCAATAGAAGAAAATACTTCAACATCAATTTATATTTCGTACAAAGCAGTCTTTGATTATATGACAGATTGCAAAGATAATGCTTTTCTGGTGACAATCTTTGAATTTCTTTTTTTACACCCAACATATTTTTATGTTGTTATATTCATAAATTTATGTTTAGTCATTAGTCATTACAGTGCAAAATACACCAAAAATACATATTTTACGACGTCTATTTTTCCATACATTCTTCTGCACTTCTTGAGTAAGACAAAATTTAGGAAGCGCTATTTGACCGTACATGATTTGTCAAGCACTCCCTCCACTCCCTATTAATTAACTCTGATTTAGTGGTTGGAATGCAAACAAAAAAAACCCAAAATATCGGAATAAGGCTTTTCAGAAGAAGAAAATGCATAGCTACAAAAAATTGCCTACGATGAAATAAATCGCATGCCCAACAGTGCAGGTCTAGTAGTGGATGATAGTAAACCGAGAAGTCAGGCAGGCAAGCATAGAAGTGCTTGGGGAGGCAGTAACATAGTTTGTAAAAGGTTATTATCATGTCATATTAATAAAAGTATTTTTAGAAGATAGTGATGCATGCCTCATCAAGTTTCTTATCGCGATCACGTAGAGAGGATTTAGCTTGCACGAACTTCTCATTCCAGCTTTCATATTGATCCCTGCTGAGATCTCGATAAGCAAGGCAAAGTGTACGCAAGCCAGCAGACCCAAATTGTTCTAGATGTTCTCTGCTTTTCTTCTTAATGTCATGATTTCCATCAGCTAATCGTTCATAAATCACATTATCAGCACCCTATTACACAATATTATAAAGTTAGTGTGACAATATGCAAAATAAAAGCTAAACGAAATTAAATTTTGTGTATTACCTTGCAATAGAGAACAAGTTTACCATTCGGGAAATGGCAAACCACAGATTGACGCTTCCTTGTACTGTTAGTTACAGCAAAGTGTGAAGTGTAGAAAAAAATAATGATGTCATATTATCGAATTTCAAAAGAAAAAAACAAGGCAGACCTGTTAAATTCCAAAACATTCAAAATTTCATATGCAACATCTTGTATACTCCCCATCCTCTCAACATGTGATTCGCGTACCATAACTGTGGATGGCGTACGTCTACAGAACACACAAACATATTTTAGCTGAAAAAATTGCAACAAATTTATTAAGAACTATGGATGATTTCACAACTCTGAGCAGTTGTCATATCCATGGGAAGAAACCATCCCAATAGAAGCATAGAGCTAACAGAGATCTAATTTACATAGGGATTTTTTATAAATGGGGTACTGGCTCATtttgctactccctccgatccaaattaattgactccattttatctagatacggatgtGACTAGATGTGTTTGTTGACTAGATACCTCCGTATCTAGACAAAGTGgaatcagctaatttggatcggagggagtaccaagAATGTCAATTCAGTCCTTTATACTACAAAAATATACTTGTAAGCAATAACCTGGATGTACAGCTAAACGTAACGGAGTTTTTCTATATATCCTGTTGGGAACAAAATGGCAAGAGCAAACTAGGGCCACTTTAAGGTAAGGGCTTACCTATAAAAGAAGAAACCAAAATTCTTTGCAGCAGCCACAAGCGCAGCCTCATCAGGAGAGGCAGCTTGATAAGTGATCTTTTCTGGTGTCTCCTCGCCCTCAGGAAGAACTGTATGACAGATTGCAAGGCATCTAAAGAATTCCTAAAGAGAAATAAGAGCAAATAAGGAATGGCTGTTTAGCAATTAGCACACTAAAAATGGAAATCATCATACAGGAAACATAGCCACATAGGATTTAAGAAAAGTTTATAATAAAGGCATCAATCATGATATGTAAATAATCATGTCAATGAGACCAGAGATGATCATGAAAAAAACGAAACCAACGTTACTTAAGGAAGGAAAGAGTGAAAACTATTGCACAGGTAGTCTGATATATCTACCATGCAAGCCTCGTGATTTGGTTCATTTCTCCATGCACCACACATTATTCTAGCATCGTCGAAGTTGAATCCTTTCTCATGAACTGCAGTGGCTGACCTTTTACCCTAAGAAAAGTACGCAAACCAAATATAAGGGCAGTTGCACCTATTCACAGATACCACGCTAACAGAAATAGCAAGGTAAGTGTTGGACACCTCATCATCATCAATACTGACTCCAGCTCGCTCAGCTCCTCCTTTCTCGATCTCTGTAATGCCAGTTCCATATATTTCTCCACCAATAGAACATTTAAAGAATTCCATCAAGTTTCTTGTAAGTGTTCCAGTTTTATCAGAAAAAATATACTCAACCTGAACCATTAATGGTGAAAAAACAAGGTAACAACAGATGTCAGAAATGTAAAATTTATTTTTAAGTGCTAAATCTTTTTCAAGTAACACAGTAACACTGAGCATTTACTTTAGTAGTATATGTATTTATAGGGGCCTAATAGCCAATTACGAACCAATACTTTCATCATGGAAAAAATGAAACCACTGAGGCATTTTTGCTAAGGGACTATTACCTGCCCAAGCTCCTCATTCAGATTAGACGTACGGGCCAAAGCTGGGGTGTTGCTCTCCGCATGATACATATTCAGATCATTGTTAATAAACTTTGCACATTGAATAAATTTAATCATCTGCAAATCAAAGGTAACATAAGGTCTGAAAGTCCAATTACAGGGGTGTACTGAATTTGAAATTGAGCATATACCTCTATGGACACATAAAGAGATATAGGGATGATTGTTGAGTATAGAGTTATTAGAGTAAACATGGTTAAAATGGTCACCTGCAGAAGTACAAATGTATGATATAAGGCTGCTTGGAGCATATTATCTGGAAACGTATTTAAGTAATACATACCACAAATCTGTTCTTGGGATTAAACTGGTCCTCAACATGCCCACGCAATCCAAGGTAGAAGTATTTCTCATTGATAAACACACCACTGTTGATACAAGCCAAATATAAGGTCTATTAGTGAGATCTAATTCATTTCTTAGAGAAAGTGCAAACAGAATAGGCACATGCATTTAGAAGATCAGCCATCATAGTTACAGGAAGGTAACCAAAAGCAATAGTTAGGTCATCAACTGTACAGATGTCTGATTCTTTTACAGTTTTACCATGTAAGGATTGATAACTTTTCATTGTTAACAAGGATATTATCCTTCCCTGTCAACCTTCGAAGAAATCAATTTGCTGAAAAGAGCCATTCCTACTCTGTGCATCTAAATAGAGCCCAATCTGTCCACCCCTCCCACCTCCCACGTATAAAACCGTAAAAAAGTTACAGTATTAAGATTATTAAAACCTAAGTCCTGCGCTCATCCGTAATCCTGTTATCCCACACAGAAGCACTACGACTTCGTTTGGATGTAGGTACTCGGCTGCTGGAATTGAATTTGGGTTCAAGACCAAATCAGCTTCTGCATTGAATTGGGCCACAATACCAATTTTGCTTTTTGGGTGTACAAAATATTCGTGGTTGGAAATGAGGAGTCAATTCAGAATTTCTGTTTGGATGTCCATCCAGTTTAGTTTCAATTGAGCCATCTTCTCAGTCAGCACATCTCTCCCCGTAGGTGGTGCCATGTTGCCAACGCCGGCCTGGAGCAGAGGGGCATGGAGCAGCATGACAGAGATCATCGTAAAGCAGCGTGAGGATGGGCAGTTCCCATTGCGGCGAGGAGGTAAAAAGTGGGGATGACGACGACCAGGAGAGAGAAAGAGGGACGCGGGGTGTGCAGTAGAGGACCTCACCCTCGGCAGAGCTCCGACAGCCTGTGCTCCATCACGCTTCGCTTCACCGTCGGAGGGAGAGAGGTAGCAGATGGGGCTGGGGCGGAGGTTCGCCAGAGAGGTCGCTAACGGAGCACGCAGAGTAGTCGCCATGGAAGAAAGGCGGCTGGCGGCGGTCATCTGGGGATGAGGCTCATTTCCATCCAATTCAGAGGGGTCGAGCTCTGTATTGGAGATAGGCTATTCTAGTAGTCCACGATTCCATGTGGTATTGGGCCCAAATTCCATCTCCCAATTTTGAAGACATCCAAACAGCAGAACTGGGAAAGCCTGATTCCAGTTCCCTGCCTGAAATCTGAATACCTACATCCAAACGGGGTGTAAGGAGGAGGACAAGAAAATAAGAACTTCCCCCAACAAACTCCAGACATCTCTGTCTTATTTTTAGAAGCATATATTATGCTAATAAATTGTTTTTTATGATTAATTGAGAAGCTGAAAAAATAGTGTGCAAGTGTAAAGCCAACATAACATCAACCTAACCAGTATAACTGATCTTAAGAATATACATGTAAGCAAATGATACAGAATAGACATCTAATATATTAAGTGAACGGAGAAAAAAAAAACTTACCTTCCAATAGCACCAATGACACACATTGTGAACAGGGTTGCAAATAGAGCTAGTATAAGCTTGtctagttttttctccaacgtacTTCTTTTAGAAGGAACATTCATTGAATTCATCATAACCTGCAGTAGTGCTCCATAGCAGTAAATCGCAGAACCAGAAGCAAATGACAGGTTGAATACATATATAACACAAAATTGCCCATACTTTTGTCTCATGGCCCGTGAATATAACAGCTGCAACAATGTTTTCCGTATTACGAAGGCTGCATCCCTGAGGCAAAAAGGTAGGAAGAAATTATTATCTTTTTTGCATGTGTGCCCACATACACAGAGAATTGAGTGATGTGCAGGAAAAGGCTCAAGTCTGATGAAAGTGAACTCTTGAAAGTGAACCATATCTAAGTGCTGACAAGTAGGTTTTGGTAGTTTCCACTCTCCATCGTAAAAATAAATTACATCTAAACAGATTCCAGATTGGAGCAACTAGAGGTCTCTCACTTTCTCTGGTCTTAACTCATGAGGAATTTACTTACTGTCTTGGAAGCGTACTTTACTGCACATGTGCACATTTCTTATAAACTTTACAAACATTGCTTAAACAAGTCACTGCATGTCCAACATGTGAAACTAGAGAAGTGGAAAGTTCATGAGATGATTGAACATTTTGAAATCTAAAACTACAAGACTTGTATCATAGCTAGTCTCGTTGGCAAAAGCTATAGAACTGTAATATTACACAAGTATGTGACAACAATGTGAATATGGCCAATGTAGGATGATGGTGTTATAGTGAGAAGAATGTGAGTGAAGGCATCAGTGGTGACATTGTTTTAACCTGAGGGGTACTTCTAGGAAAATCATGCTAATCTGGAACATGCAACAACTTGGCAAGCGATTAATCATGTAAATAGATAATGAGGGCCCCTCTGGATGAGAGGCATTAAATTGGAAGGTTTGGTACCAAATACCTAATCTCTCCaaggaaattaaaaaaaaaaactcattCCAACAAGTCCTAGATGAAAATTCTGAATCATGCCACTGCGAGGCTGCAAGTTTGAAAATTGCCACCGGATATCCCATTTATCCATATGTCATTTCTCACAGTTAGTCGCATTTTTTCAAAATGTCAACTTTGCAGTGGAATGACTCGATTTCTCAATAAAGATGCTAAAAACAAATAACACAGCATGAAAGAACTTACCCTTAGTAGTATCTGGTTTGGTGAAATTGGTATAGTTTGCTTGTCCACGATAAGATTCCCGGTGAATGTGTAAAGTGAATTGTTAGGCTGTTCACATTGTACTTCACCTGTAAGCCATAAGACAAAAAAAAATGTGAAAGTTCACAGAAGGTACAATGCTTATGCGAAGTTCAGAGAAAATACAAAGTTTCCTAAGTTCCACCAACTACAGAATAGGCTCCCATCAAGATGGAAAAAAATAAACATATAAAAACCTTTGAATTCATAAGCCTTTTCAGGAAGAAGATAGTCCCAGGTTTTCTCCAAAGCTTTCCTTATTTTCAGGTTGGTTTCCCCATCAAGATTTGCTGTCTGGGATAAATATAAAATATCCAACACACTTCAATTAGAAGAAAGGTTTCGCTGAAGTTCGTTTAATACTTCCAATTTGAGCAAAGAACAGAATGGGTAAGAATGAATTTATTAACCTCTATGTAGCAAACGCCATCAGGGTTTGTACTCGATAGGAAGAGCAAGTCAGCAGGGAAATAACTGTCTTGCTTGATCTGCTCTAAAGAAGTGCCCATCACTGTTAGTTTTTTCTTGTGTATGTATTTTAAGCTCAAGATTAAACTGAAGACATTTTATTAACTTTGGTAGAATTCAACAGTTCAAAGGATTAATTAGCTGAGATCAGGAGGATTTAAGACATTACCCTCACAATATCTCCAACCTGCAGTCTTTTCCATGGAGTACTTTCCCATTTTTGACCTTGCAATACATCGACGTGTGCATTATTAATTGACATATCATTCTGGAAACGTTTCTGTATTAAGGACAGGAAACAAAAAGGGAAGGGCGTCAGATTTCCTCATTACGAATAGCACAACAAAACAGTGAAGCAGCTGAGCAATGCTAACCCAATCCTCAAAAGCTTCCTTGATGAGAGACACCAAAAGCACTAAACTAAGG
This Lolium perenne isolate Kyuss_39 chromosome 1, Kyuss_2.0, whole genome shotgun sequence DNA region includes the following protein-coding sequences:
- the LOC127305204 gene encoding phospholipid-transporting ATPase 3 isoform X1; amino-acid sequence: MSSRIKEMVRVATARLGGEPSPRAGSSLPGRAESSRSRTARLGGGGASLRRQPQPQAPTVRTIYCNDRDTNAPVAYKGNSVSTTKYSVLTFLPKGLFEQFRRVANLYFLMISILSTTPISPVHPVTNVVPLSLVLLVSLIKEAFEDWKRFQNDMSINNAHVDVLQGQKWESTPWKRLQVGDIVRIKQDSYFPADLLFLSSTNPDGVCYIETANLDGETNLKIRKALEKTWDYLLPEKAYEFKGEVQCEQPNNSLYTFTGNLIVDKQTIPISPNQILLRGCSLRNTENIVAAVIFTGHETKVMMNSMNVPSKRSTLEKKLDKLILALFATLFTMCVIGAIGSGVFINEKYFYLGLRGHVEDQFNPKNRFVVTILTMFTLITLYSTIIPISLYVSIEMIKFIQCAKFINNDLNMYHAESNTPALARTSNLNEELGQVEYIFSDKTGTLTRNLMEFFKCSIGGEIYGTGITEIEKGGAERAGVSIDDDEGKRSATAVHEKGFNFDDARIMCGAWRNEPNHEACMEFFRCLAICHTVLPEGEETPEKITYQAASPDEAALVAAAKNFGFFFYRRTPSTVMVRESHVERMGSIQDVAYEILNVLEFNSTRKRQSVVCHFPNGKLVLYCKGADNVIYERLADGNHDIKKKSREHLEQFGSAGLRTLCLAYRDLSRDQYESWNEKFVQAKSSLRDRDKKLDEVAELIEKDLILIGCTAIEDKLQEGVPACIETLSAAGIKIWVLTGDKMETAINIAYACSLVNNDTKQFIISSETNAIREAEDRGDPVEVARVIKDSVKQSLRSYLEEAHRSLSSTPGRKLAFIIDGRCLMYALDPALRVNLLGLSLICHSVVCCRVSPLQKAQVTSLVRKGARKITLSIGDGANDVSMIQAAHVGIGISGQEGMQAVMASDFAIAQFRYLTDLLLVHGRWSYLRLCKVITYFFYKNLTFTLTQFWFTFQTGFSGQRFYDDWFQSLYNVIFTALPVIMVGLFDKDVSASLSKKYPQLYQEGIRNTFFKWKVIAVWAFFAFYQSIVFYYFTAAASQHGHGSSGKILGQWDVSTMAFTCVVVTVNLRLLMSCNSITRWHYFSVAGSIAAWFLFIFVYSAIMTSFDRQENVYFVIYVLMSTFFFYLTLMLVPVIALFGDFLYLSLQRWLSPYDYQVVQEMHKDDPHEYSIIHLPERSHLSPEEARSYAISMLPRENSKHTGFAFDSPGYESFFASQQGVCVPHKPWDVARRASMKQQRQQPHRRNPPSV
- the LOC127305204 gene encoding phospholipid-transporting ATPase 3 isoform X2; amino-acid sequence: MISILSTTPISPVHPVTNVVPLSLVLLVSLIKEAFEDWKRFQNDMSINNAHVDVLQGQKWESTPWKRLQVGDIVRIKQDSYFPADLLFLSSTNPDGVCYIETANLDGETNLKIRKALEKTWDYLLPEKAYEFKGEVQCEQPNNSLYTFTGNLIVDKQTIPISPNQILLRGCSLRNTENIVAAVIFTGHETKVMMNSMNVPSKRSTLEKKLDKLILALFATLFTMCVIGAIGSGVFINEKYFYLGLRGHVEDQFNPKNRFVVTILTMFTLITLYSTIIPISLYVSIEMIKFIQCAKFINNDLNMYHAESNTPALARTSNLNEELGQVEYIFSDKTGTLTRNLMEFFKCSIGGEIYGTGITEIEKGGAERAGVSIDDDEGKRSATAVHEKGFNFDDARIMCGAWRNEPNHEACMEFFRCLAICHTVLPEGEETPEKITYQAASPDEAALVAAAKNFGFFFYRRTPSTVMVRESHVERMGSIQDVAYEILNVLEFNSTRKRQSVVCHFPNGKLVLYCKGADNVIYERLADGNHDIKKKSREHLEQFGSAGLRTLCLAYRDLSRDQYESWNEKFVQAKSSLRDRDKKLDEVAELIEKDLILIGCTAIEDKLQEGVPACIETLSAAGIKIWVLTGDKMETAINIAYACSLVNNDTKQFIISSETNAIREAEDRGDPVEVARVIKDSVKQSLRSYLEEAHRSLSSTPGRKLAFIIDGRCLMYALDPALRVNLLGLSLICHSVVCCRVSPLQKAQVTSLVRKGARKITLSIGDGANDVSMIQAAHVGIGISGQEGMQAVMASDFAIAQFRYLTDLLLVHGRWSYLRLCKVITYFFYKNLTFTLTQFWFTFQTGFSGQRFYDDWFQSLYNVIFTALPVIMVGLFDKDVSASLSKKYPQLYQEGIRNTFFKWKVIAVWAFFAFYQSIVFYYFTAAASQHGHGSSGKILGQWDVSTMAFTCVVVTVNLRLLMSCNSITRWHYFSVAGSIAAWFLFIFVYSAIMTSFDRQENVYFVIYVLMSTFFFYLTLMLVPVIALFGDFLYLSLQRWLSPYDYQVVQEMHKDDPHEYSIIHLPERSHLSPEEARSYAISMLPRENSKHTGFAFDSPGYESFFASQQGVCVPHKPWDVARRASMKQQRQQPHRRNPPSV